The following proteins are co-located in the Blochmannia endosymbiont of Camponotus sp. genome:
- the rplQ gene encoding 50S ribosomal protein L17: protein MRHRKSGSKLNRTSAHRKAMFKNMVVSLVIHKIIKTTLSKAKALRRIIEPLITRSKVDTIANRRLVFSKIRNNDVVTKLFTQISPHFYNRPGGYTRILKCGLRKGDNAPMAYIELVERSKIKQKI, encoded by the coding sequence ATGCGTCATCGAAAAAGCGGTTCTAAATTAAACAGAACTAGTGCTCATCGTAAGGCTATGTTTAAAAACATGGTTGTTTCATTGGTAATTCATAAAATAATAAAAACTACTTTATCTAAAGCTAAGGCATTGCGCCGTATTATTGAGCCGTTGATTACGCGTAGTAAAGTGGATACGATTGCAAATCGTCGTCTAGTTTTTTCTAAAATTAGAAATAATGATGTTGTTACAAAATTGTTCACGCAAATTAGTCCGCATTTCTATAATAGACCTGGAGGATATACTCGCATACTAAAATGTGGATTACGTAAAGGAGATAACGCTCCAATGGCATATATAGAACTAGTGGAACGATCTAAAATAAAACAAAAAATATAA
- the rpsK gene encoding 30S ribosomal protein S11: protein MIKSSNLRARRRLKKQILDGVAHIHASFNNTIITISDKQGNTLGWATAGGSGFRGSRKSTPFAAQIAAERCAEIVQEYGIKNLEVMVKGPGPGRESAVRALNAAGFHITSITDVTPIPHNGCRPSKKRRV, encoded by the coding sequence ATGATTAAATCATCCAATCTTCGAGCGCGCAGGCGGCTCAAAAAACAAATTTTAGATGGCGTAGCCCATATACATGCATCTTTTAATAATACTATAATCACTATTAGTGATAAGCAAGGTAACACTTTAGGATGGGCTACAGCTGGAGGCTCTGGATTTAGAGGATCTCGAAAATCTACACCATTTGCTGCGCAAATAGCAGCAGAGCGTTGTGCTGAAATAGTTCAAGAATATGGAATAAAAAATTTAGAAGTTATGGTTAAAGGGCCAGGACCAGGACGTGAATCTGCGGTACGAGCGTTAAATGCGGCAGGATTTCATATTACTAGCATTACTGATGTCACCCCAATTCCTCATAATGGTTGCCGTCCTTCTAAAAAACGCCGTGTCTAA
- the rpsD gene encoding 30S ribosomal protein S4 codes for MAKYLGPKLKLCRREGTDLFLKSGIRAIDSKCKLEQPPGQHNMRKSRFSDYGIQLREKQKVKRIYGILERQFSNYYKKAARIKGNTGENLLKLLESRLDNTVYRMGFGATRAEARQLVSHKSIMVENRIVNIASYQVAPNTVIKIHKKSYNQSRIRASLELSEQQREKLAWIEVDPIKLQGLFKRYPERRELSANIDEHLIIELYSK; via the coding sequence ATGGCTAAATATTTAGGACCTAAACTTAAATTATGTCGTCGTGAGGGTACAGATCTTTTTTTAAAATCTGGTATTCGTGCTATTGATTCTAAATGTAAACTTGAACAACCTCCAGGGCAACATAATATGCGTAAATCTCGGTTTTCAGATTATGGAATACAGTTAAGAGAAAAACAAAAAGTTAAACGTATATATGGCATCTTAGAGCGTCAATTCTCTAATTATTATAAGAAAGCTGCACGTATTAAAGGTAATACTGGTGAAAATTTATTAAAATTATTAGAAAGCAGATTGGATAATACTGTGTATCGTATGGGATTTGGAGCAACACGTGCTGAAGCCCGTCAATTAGTCAGTCATAAATCCATTATGGTTGAAAATCGTATCGTTAATATAGCTTCATACCAAGTTGCGCCTAATACTGTAATTAAAATACATAAAAAATCATATAATCAATCTAGGATTCGTGCTTCTTTAGAGCTTTCTGAGCAGCAAAGAGAAAAATTAGCATGGATTGAAGTAGATCCCATTAAACTACAAGGTTTATTTAAACGTTATCCAGAGCGTAGAGAATTATCTGCAAATATCGATGAACATTTGATTATCGAATTATATTCAAAATAA
- the def gene encoding peptide deformylase, with protein MSILEILYYPDKRLRTIADPVVAVSDDTNQIINDMFDTMYFKKGIGLAATQVNIHQQIIVIDLYKKHKQRLVFINPVIIKKTGVISIPESCLSIPQIYEIIPRSEKITIQSLDQYGNQFEMEANNLLAICIQHEVDHLFGKLFIDHLSPLKIKKIHKKIKKLSKIFKKSQFSL; from the coding sequence ATGTCAATATTAGAAATACTGTATTATCCTGATAAACGCCTTAGAACAATCGCTGATCCTGTTGTTGCAGTATCTGATGATACTAATCAAATTATAAATGATATGTTTGATACTATGTATTTTAAAAAAGGTATTGGATTAGCTGCAACACAAGTCAATATTCACCAACAAATTATTGTTATTGATCTTTATAAAAAACACAAACAACGTTTAGTTTTTATTAATCCTGTTATTATAAAAAAAACAGGTGTTATTAGTATTCCTGAAAGTTGTTTATCTATTCCTCAAATATACGAGATTATTCCGCGTTCAGAAAAAATAACCATTCAATCATTAGATCAATATGGTAATCAATTTGAGATGGAAGCTAATAATTTATTAGCAATTTGCATTCAACATGAAGTAGATCATTTATTTGGAAAACTTTTTATCGATCATTTGTCTCCACTAAAAATCAAAAAAATTCATAAAAAAATAAAAAAACTATCTAAAATATTTAAAAAAAGTCAGTTCTCTCTTTGA
- the fmt gene encoding methionyl-tRNA formyltransferase has product MVHSKSLRIAFFGTTSFAAWHLYTLAHLSTHQVIAVFTQEMQVPKCKSFLSLYKIAKKYNISLFQSRILSISDIIYIIKKIDVDLIVVVSYGLILPQEILNIPRLGCINVHGSLLPRWRGPAPIQRALEHGDFITGVTIIQMDSGIDTGDILHIMPCKIFPKDTSYTLSNKLMNIGSTMLSQVLDRFVLGTSTLIPQDASYATYAHKLNKQEARINWNLSAIQLERCVRAFNPWPISYFQIKNDRIRVWDAEVSNQNINNYSSSSPILPGTILATNSNGIYVGTGAGILILTALQISGKKITSAHDILNAYKEWFRPNSVLE; this is encoded by the coding sequence ATGGTACATTCAAAATCATTACGTATTGCTTTTTTTGGAACCACAAGTTTTGCGGCGTGGCATTTATATACATTGGCTCACTTATCTACGCATCAGGTAATAGCAGTGTTTACTCAAGAGATGCAAGTACCTAAATGTAAATCCTTTTTATCTTTGTATAAAATAGCAAAAAAATATAATATATCGTTATTTCAATCTCGTATTTTATCTATTTCTGATATTATTTATATTATTAAAAAAATTGACGTGGATTTGATAGTAGTTGTGTCTTATGGATTAATTTTACCTCAAGAAATATTAAATATACCACGACTAGGTTGTATTAATGTACATGGTTCACTATTGCCTCGTTGGCGCGGACCAGCGCCAATTCAGCGTGCATTAGAACATGGTGATTTCATTACAGGAGTAACCATTATTCAAATGGATTCAGGAATAGATACTGGAGATATCTTGCATATTATGCCTTGCAAAATTTTTCCAAAAGACACTAGTTATACTCTTTCTAATAAATTAATGAATATTGGATCTACCATGTTATCTCAAGTACTGGATCGGTTTGTATTAGGTACATCTACTCTGATACCTCAAGATGCAAGTTATGCTACATATGCGCATAAATTAAATAAACAAGAAGCACGTATCAATTGGAATTTATCAGCAATCCAATTGGAACGATGTGTCCGAGCTTTTAATCCATGGCCAATTAGTTATTTTCAAATAAAAAATGATCGCATTAGAGTATGGGATGCCGAAGTAAGCAATCAAAACATCAATAACTACTCTTCGTCATCACCTATATTACCTGGTACCATATTAGCAACTAATTCAAACGGTATTTATGTTGGCACTGGTGCTGGAATATTAATACTTACCGCGCTACAAATTTCAGGAAAAAAAATAACATCTGCGCACGATATTCTTAATGCATACAAAGAATGGTTCAGACCTAACTCTGTGTTAGAATAA
- the rpsM gene encoding 30S ribosomal protein S13 — MVRIAGVNVPDRKHAVVALMSIYGIGKSRARSICLNTGIDEHIQLCKLSEIHIDKLRDAVDEYIVEGDLRREVTLNIKRLIDLGTYRGLRHRRNLPVRGQRTRTNARTRKGPRKSMNK; from the coding sequence GTGGTGCGTATAGCAGGTGTCAATGTTCCTGATAGAAAACATGCCGTTGTTGCTTTAATGTCTATTTATGGTATCGGAAAATCCCGTGCGCGATCAATTTGTTTGAATACAGGTATAGATGAGCATATACAACTTTGTAAATTGTCTGAAATTCATATAGATAAATTACGTGATGCAGTTGATGAATATATCGTAGAAGGGGATTTACGTCGAGAAGTAACTCTAAATATTAAACGTTTAATTGATCTTGGTACTTACCGAGGATTACGTCATCGTCGTAATTTACCAGTACGGGGGCAAAGAACTAGAACAAATGCCAGAACCCGTAAAGGCCCTCGTAAGTCAATGAACAAATAA
- the aroE gene encoding shikimate dehydrogenase, with protein sequence MSSFAVFGNPIRHSKSAEIYALFAHEIGISKEYHLKLAVQDNFNDLLHNFFKLGGLGANITSPFKENAYFLCNQLTERAEQARSVNTIKKLKNGTLLGDNTDGVGFISDLKRLNWLDNNNHIASHDQLTTMVTSILLIGAGGAAKGIIPMLLTTITTCHINIVNRTFSRAQEITSYYQEIGYKNISCLPLYKLRYDTNKYSLIINATTSNIHNTIPKIPSFLVTPDTKCYDLFYTKKDTLFITWCKKNGANYCADGLGMLVGQAAHSFFLWHNLFPTIDPVINHLRSALYM encoded by the coding sequence ATGAGCTCTTTTGCTGTTTTTGGTAATCCAATTAGACATAGCAAATCAGCAGAAATTTATGCATTATTTGCACATGAAATTGGAATATCAAAAGAATATCACCTTAAATTGGCAGTACAAGATAATTTTAATGATTTATTACATAATTTTTTTAAGTTAGGCGGATTGGGAGCAAATATTACTTCTCCATTTAAAGAAAATGCATATTTTTTGTGTAATCAATTAACCGAACGAGCTGAACAAGCTCGTTCGGTTAATACGATAAAAAAACTAAAAAACGGTACTTTACTGGGAGATAATACTGATGGTGTAGGATTTATTAGTGATTTAAAACGTCTTAATTGGTTAGATAATAACAATCATATCGCTTCTCATGATCAACTCACCACTATGGTAACGTCAATTCTGTTAATTGGCGCTGGGGGCGCTGCAAAAGGAATTATTCCTATGTTATTGACTACTATAACAACATGTCACATAAATATAGTAAACAGAACGTTCTCTAGAGCACAAGAAATAACATCTTATTATCAGGAAATAGGATATAAAAACATATCATGTCTACCCTTATATAAATTACGTTATGACACGAATAAATATAGTTTAATTATTAACGCCACAACCAGCAATATACACAATACTATTCCAAAAATACCATCTTTTCTTGTTACTCCGGATACTAAATGTTATGATTTATTTTATACAAAAAAAGATACGTTGTTTATAACATGGTGTAAAAAAAATGGGGCAAATTATTGTGCAGACGGATTAGGTATGTTAGTAGGACAAGCAGCTCATTCATTTTTCTTATGGCATAATTTATTTCCTACTATTGATCCTGTGATAAATCATTTAAGATCTGCACTTTATATGTAA
- the rpmJ gene encoding 50S ribosomal protein L36, with amino-acid sequence MKVRTSVKKICRYCEIVKRHNVVRVVCRVDPKHKQRQG; translated from the coding sequence ATGAAAGTACGTACGTCAGTGAAAAAAATATGTCGTTATTGTGAAATTGTGAAGAGACATAACGTTGTTCGTGTAGTTTGTCGCGTAGATCCAAAGCATAAACAACGACAAGGATAA
- a CDS encoding DNA-directed RNA polymerase subunit alpha codes for MQNSVIEFLKPRLVDIEQITETRAKVTLEPLERGFGHTLGNALRRILLSSMPGYAITEVEIDGVLHEYSAKEGIQEDVLEILLNLKKLAIRIEGKDSVTLTLKKSGIGPVIANDILYDSNSVKLVTPNHIICHITDRNASISMRIKVQRGRGYVPASSRFNSESDILPIGRLLLDACYSPVERISYNVEAARVEQRTDLDKLIIDMETDGTIEPEEAIRRAATILSEQLEAFIDLRDIHQPEHKEEKPEFDPILLRLVDDLELTVRSANCLKAESIHYIGDLVQRTEVELLKTPNLGKKSLTEIKDVLASRGLSLGTRLENWPPTNILDN; via the coding sequence ATGCAGAATTCTGTAATAGAATTTTTAAAGCCACGTTTAGTAGATATTGAACAAATTACTGAAACACGCGCTAAAGTTACTTTGGAGCCGTTAGAACGAGGATTTGGTCATACTTTAGGAAACGCTCTACGTCGTATCTTACTGTCTTCAATGCCTGGATATGCTATAACAGAGGTTGAAATTGATGGGGTGTTACATGAATATAGTGCAAAAGAAGGTATACAAGAAGATGTTTTAGAGATTTTACTCAACTTAAAGAAATTAGCGATTAGAATTGAAGGAAAAGATAGTGTTACTTTAACTTTGAAAAAATCCGGTATTGGGCCTGTAATCGCAAATGATATTTTGTATGATAGCAATAGTGTAAAACTTGTTACCCCTAATCATATTATATGTCATATAACTGACAGAAATGCATCTATTAGTATGCGTATTAAAGTACAGCGTGGACGAGGTTATGTTCCAGCTTCTTCTCGGTTTAATTCTGAATCAGATATCTTACCAATTGGTCGGTTATTATTAGATGCATGCTATAGCCCGGTAGAAAGGATTTCTTATAATGTAGAAGCTGCTCGCGTTGAGCAACGTACAGATTTAGATAAACTAATTATTGATATGGAAACGGATGGAACTATAGAACCGGAAGAAGCAATTAGGCGCGCAGCAACAATTTTGTCTGAACAACTTGAAGCATTTATTGATTTGAGGGACATACATCAACCAGAACATAAAGAAGAAAAACCAGAATTTGATCCAATCTTATTACGCCTTGTTGATGATTTAGAACTGACTGTACGTTCTGCTAATTGTCTAAAAGCAGAATCTATTCACTATATTGGAGATCTAGTACAACGAACAGAAGTAGAACTATTAAAAACCCCTAATTTAGGAAAAAAATCATTAACAGAGATAAAAGATGTATTAGCATCTCGTGGATTATCTTTGGGAACACGTTTAGAAAATTGGCCTCCTACGAATATTTTAGATAATTAA
- a CDS encoding Sua5/YciO/YrdC/YwlC family protein, producing the protein MKDLLIQLSQGKVIVYPTESVFGLGCDPDNKKAIFTLLKIKNRSWKKGLILIAANYTQLLKYIDDSCLNASQLSRVFATWPGPVTWVFPSKSNSSYWLTGQFSSLAVRVSHFEPIQRLCLAFGKPLVSTSANLSGQPPTRTIAEVHDQLGHNISIMHEDIFGSPNPSTIRDVMTGKIIRE; encoded by the coding sequence ATGAAAGATTTACTTATACAACTAAGCCAAGGTAAAGTGATTGTTTATCCTACAGAATCAGTATTTGGTTTAGGATGTGATCCTGATAATAAAAAAGCGATATTCACTTTACTAAAAATAAAAAATAGATCTTGGAAGAAAGGTTTAATTTTAATTGCCGCTAATTACACACAATTACTTAAGTATATTGACGATAGTTGCTTAAATGCAAGCCAACTATCACGAGTTTTTGCTACTTGGCCTGGGCCGGTGACATGGGTATTTCCGTCAAAATCTAATAGCTCATATTGGTTAACGGGTCAATTTTCTTCTTTAGCAGTACGAGTCAGTCATTTTGAACCAATTCAACGTCTTTGCTTAGCTTTTGGAAAACCCTTGGTATCTACTAGTGCAAATTTATCTGGGCAGCCTCCCACACGTACTATTGCAGAAGTACACGATCAACTTGGACATAACATATCTATCATGCATGAAGATATATTTGGAAGCCCCAATCCCTCAACAATTAGAGATGTTATGACTGGTAAAATAATTCGTGAATAA